Proteins from one Mucilaginibacter jinjuensis genomic window:
- the gltB gene encoding glutamate synthase large subunit: MDLTDSPQQGLYRPEFEHDSCGTGFITNINGHKSNQIVRDALTILENMEHRGACGCDPDSGDGAGILIQLPHEFLMEECSNLEMSLPEPGDYGVGMIFFPKDSVLKKACRNIIGSAAEKLGLHILGYRKVPVDNTVIGETAREAEPDAEQLFILKPHSITTAEAFERKLFVLRRYINKTVLETVAQAGEHFYFTSLSSKTIIYKGQLTTYQLRQYFTDLADSRVASGFAMIHSRFSTNTFPSWKLAQPFRLIAHNGEINTLTGNLNWFYAGVKSLASSYFTSEEMEMLLPVIDNNQSDSACLDNIIEVLLHSGRSLPHVMMMLVPEAWDGNEHMDPIKKAFYEYHATIMEPWDGPAAISFTDGRLVGALLDRNGLRPLRYVVTNDNRVIAASEAGVLTIDESTVISKGRLQPGKMLLIDTVKGKIIKDEEIKQEIASQQPYGRWLDNYQIRLEELAEPRLAFASLSSDSVFRYQQVFGYSREDIEVIIKPMAVDGKEPIGSMGTDVPLAVLSDKPQHLSSYFKQFFAQVTNPPIDPIRERLVMSLATFIGNNGNLLDEDKMHCHCVKLKHPILNNHDLEKLRSIDTGLFHAKTLQTYFKADGQPGSMEKGIARLCRYAEDAVEDGFEVLILSDRAIDSEHAPIPSLLAVSAVHHHLIKKGCRGSVGLVVEAGDAWEVHHFAALLAFGASAINPYLALSTIENLKVSGDLETDLPTDKLFYNYVKSICDGLLKIFSKMGISTLQSYHGSQVFEILGLNKSVVDKYFCGAVTRIEGLGLDEIAREALGKHAMGFNHSKGETRLLQEGGIYQWKRRGEQHLFNPQTVHLLQHATRTNDFAVYKNYAKLVNEQTEKHFTIRGLLDFTHHREAISIEEVEPVESIMKRFATGAMSFGSISHEAHSTLAIAMNRIGGKSNTGEGGEDEMRYEIMENGDSMRSAIKQIASARFGVTSNYLTNADELQIKMAQGAKPGEGGQLPGHKVDEWIAKTRHSTPGVGLISPPPHHDIYSIEDLAQLIFDLKNANRAARINVKLVSKAGVGTIAAGVAKAHADVILIAGYDGGTGASPISSIKHAGLPWELGLAEAHQTLVRNKLRSRVVLQADGQMKTGRDLVIAALMGAEEWGVATAALVAGGCIMMRKCHLNTCPVGVATQDPELRKLFSGKPEHIVNLFRFLAEDMREIMAELGFRTIQEMVGRVQFLRVRDNIQSWKAKKVDLSGILHPVTNQKGLTLYNSESQDHGMAEIIDWKLLEAAQQALADKTPVFATFDVKNIDRTIGTLLSNEISKKYGSAGLPDNTINYKFKGSAGQSFGAFAAKGISFELEGEANDYVGKGLSGAQLAIYPAANSTFTPENNIIIGNVAMYGATSGELFARGMAGERFAVRNSGATAVVEGVGDHGCEYMTGGRALILGKTGRNFAAGMSGGLAWIYDEDHTFAENCNPEMVDLDPLSPKDEEQILTLLKKHANLTQSEVAKRLLSTWDAAKLNFVKVFPKEYKRVLQEKEYQAVSK; the protein is encoded by the coding sequence ATGGATTTAACTGATAGCCCCCAGCAGGGTTTGTACCGGCCCGAATTTGAACATGACTCTTGTGGTACAGGGTTTATAACTAACATTAACGGACATAAATCTAACCAGATTGTCCGTGACGCACTCACTATTCTCGAAAATATGGAGCACCGTGGTGCTTGCGGCTGTGACCCCGATAGCGGTGACGGTGCAGGTATCCTCATTCAACTGCCCCATGAGTTTTTGATGGAAGAATGCTCGAACCTGGAAATGAGCTTACCCGAACCCGGCGATTACGGGGTAGGTATGATCTTTTTTCCGAAGGATTCTGTGTTAAAAAAGGCTTGCCGCAATATTATCGGCAGCGCTGCTGAAAAACTTGGCCTGCATATTCTGGGCTATCGTAAAGTACCTGTTGATAATACTGTAATTGGCGAAACTGCACGTGAAGCAGAACCTGATGCAGAGCAGCTGTTTATTTTAAAGCCGCACAGCATTACCACTGCCGAGGCTTTTGAACGCAAACTTTTTGTATTAAGAAGATATATTAACAAAACAGTTTTAGAAACTGTTGCGCAGGCTGGTGAGCATTTTTACTTTACCTCACTATCCAGCAAAACTATTATATACAAAGGTCAGTTAACTACGTACCAGTTACGCCAGTACTTTACTGACCTTGCAGATTCACGTGTGGCATCGGGTTTTGCCATGATTCACTCACGTTTCTCAACCAATACTTTCCCTTCATGGAAACTGGCCCAGCCATTCCGTTTGATTGCGCATAATGGTGAGATCAACACGCTGACCGGTAACTTAAACTGGTTCTATGCAGGTGTTAAATCATTAGCATCATCATACTTCACCAGCGAAGAAATGGAGATGTTGTTACCGGTTATCGATAACAACCAATCAGATTCAGCCTGTCTGGATAACATCATTGAAGTGTTACTTCATTCTGGTCGTTCATTACCACACGTAATGATGATGCTGGTACCTGAAGCATGGGATGGCAACGAGCACATGGATCCGATTAAAAAGGCGTTCTACGAATACCACGCTACCATTATGGAGCCTTGGGATGGTCCTGCGGCTATCTCGTTTACCGATGGTAGATTAGTTGGTGCTTTGTTAGACCGTAACGGTCTGCGCCCTTTACGTTACGTTGTAACTAACGATAACCGTGTTATTGCTGCATCAGAAGCCGGTGTATTAACTATCGACGAAAGTACTGTAATCAGCAAAGGCCGTTTACAACCGGGTAAAATGTTGTTGATCGATACCGTAAAAGGTAAGATCATTAAAGACGAAGAAATTAAGCAAGAAATTGCTTCACAACAGCCGTATGGTCGTTGGTTAGATAACTACCAGATCCGTTTGGAAGAACTGGCCGAGCCTCGTTTGGCTTTCGCAAGTCTTTCTTCTGATTCTGTTTTCCGTTACCAGCAGGTGTTTGGTTATAGCCGCGAGGATATCGAGGTTATTATTAAACCGATGGCTGTTGATGGTAAAGAGCCAATTGGCTCAATGGGTACCGATGTGCCTTTGGCGGTATTGTCTGATAAGCCGCAGCATCTGTCAAGCTACTTTAAACAGTTCTTTGCCCAAGTAACTAACCCGCCGATAGACCCTATCCGCGAGCGTTTGGTGATGAGCTTAGCTACCTTTATCGGTAACAACGGTAACCTGTTGGATGAGGATAAAATGCATTGCCATTGCGTAAAGCTGAAACATCCGATCCTGAATAACCACGATCTGGAAAAATTACGCAGTATTGATACCGGTTTATTCCACGCCAAAACATTACAAACTTATTTCAAGGCCGATGGTCAGCCGGGTTCGATGGAAAAAGGTATAGCAAGGCTTTGCCGTTATGCCGAAGATGCAGTTGAAGATGGTTTCGAGGTATTGATCCTGTCAGACCGTGCTATCGATTCTGAGCACGCGCCAATCCCGTCGTTACTGGCGGTATCTGCTGTACATCACCATTTGATCAAAAAAGGCTGCCGAGGTTCGGTAGGTTTGGTTGTTGAGGCCGGCGATGCTTGGGAAGTACACCACTTTGCTGCTTTACTGGCGTTTGGTGCAAGTGCTATCAACCCATACCTGGCGCTATCGACTATCGAAAACTTAAAAGTTAGCGGTGATTTGGAAACAGATTTACCGACTGATAAACTTTTCTATAACTATGTTAAATCAATCTGCGATGGCTTATTGAAGATCTTCTCTAAAATGGGAATTTCTACACTGCAATCGTACCATGGTTCTCAGGTGTTTGAGATCCTTGGATTGAACAAATCTGTAGTTGATAAATATTTCTGCGGCGCGGTTACCCGTATAGAAGGTTTAGGCCTTGACGAAATTGCACGCGAAGCATTGGGTAAACACGCCATGGGCTTTAACCATTCGAAAGGTGAAACCCGCTTACTGCAAGAAGGCGGTATCTACCAGTGGAAACGCCGTGGCGAGCAGCACTTGTTTAACCCGCAAACGGTTCACTTGCTGCAGCATGCAACCCGTACCAATGATTTTGCAGTTTACAAAAACTACGCAAAACTGGTTAACGAACAAACTGAGAAACATTTCACCATCCGGGGTCTGTTAGATTTTACACATCACCGCGAGGCGATCTCGATAGAAGAAGTTGAACCGGTAGAAAGCATCATGAAGCGTTTTGCCACAGGTGCTATGTCATTCGGTTCTATCTCGCACGAGGCGCATAGTACACTGGCTATTGCTATGAACCGCATTGGCGGTAAAAGCAATACCGGCGAAGGTGGTGAAGACGAAATGCGTTACGAAATAATGGAGAACGGCGATTCCATGCGTTCGGCCATTAAGCAAATTGCTTCGGCACGTTTTGGGGTAACTTCAAACTACCTTACTAATGCTGACGAGTTGCAAATTAAAATGGCGCAAGGTGCGAAACCGGGCGAAGGTGGACAACTGCCGGGCCACAAGGTTGATGAATGGATTGCTAAAACCCGTCACTCAACTCCGGGCGTAGGTTTAATATCTCCGCCACCTCACCACGATATTTATTCGATTGAAGATTTAGCCCAGCTGATCTTCGACCTTAAAAATGCTAACCGTGCTGCACGTATCAACGTTAAGTTGGTATCAAAAGCAGGTGTAGGTACTATTGCTGCCGGTGTTGCCAAAGCACATGCCGACGTGATCCTGATTGCAGGTTACGATGGTGGTACAGGCGCATCGCCAATAAGCTCTATCAAACATGCTGGTTTACCTTGGGAACTTGGTTTGGCCGAAGCACATCAAACCCTGGTACGTAACAAACTGCGCAGCCGCGTAGTGTTACAGGCCGATGGACAGATGAAAACCGGTCGTGACCTGGTTATTGCTGCCCTTATGGGTGCCGAAGAATGGGGGGTTGCAACTGCAGCCCTTGTTGCCGGTGGTTGTATCATGATGCGTAAGTGTCATTTAAATACTTGCCCGGTTGGTGTGGCTACTCAGGATCCTGAACTGCGTAAACTGTTCAGCGGTAAGCCAGAGCATATTGTTAACCTGTTCCGCTTCCTGGCTGAGGACATGCGCGAAATTATGGCCGAACTTGGTTTCCGTACCATACAGGAAATGGTTGGCCGTGTACAATTCTTAAGAGTAAGAGATAACATCCAAAGCTGGAAAGCTAAAAAAGTTGATCTATCGGGCATATTACACCCGGTAACTAACCAGAAAGGTTTAACGCTTTACAATAGCGAAAGCCAGGATCACGGTATGGCCGAGATTATCGACTGGAAACTATTAGAAGCTGCGCAACAGGCTTTGGCTGATAAAACACCGGTATTTGCAACGTTTGATGTGAAAAACATCGACCGTACCATCGGTACCTTATTATCGAACGAAATCTCTAAAAAATATGGTTCTGCCGGTTTACCGGACAACACCATTAACTATAAATTCAAAGGTTCTGCCGGACAAAGCTTTGGTGCTTTCGCCGCAAAAGGTATCTCGTTTGAATTAGAAGGCGAAGCGAATGACTATGTAGGTAAAGGTTTATCTGGTGCTCAGCTGGCTATTTATCCGGCTGCTAACTCAACCTTTACGCCAGAGAATAACATTATCATCGGTAACGTAGCCATGTATGGCGCTACCTCGGGCGAGCTGTTTGCACGTGGTATGGCAGGCGAACGTTTCGCTGTACGTAACTCTGGTGCAACTGCGGTTGTAGAGGGTGTGGGCGATCACGGTTGTGAGTACATGACCGGTGGACGTGCGCTGATTCTCGGTAAAACAGGCCGCAACTTTGCCGCAGGTATGAGCGGTGGTTTAGCCTGGATATACGACGAAGACCATACGTTTGCCGAAAACTGCAACCCGGAAATGGTTGATTTAGATCCGCTTTCACCAAAAGACGAAGAGCAAATTTTAACCTTGCTTAAAAAGCATGCTAACCTTACTCAAAGTGAGGTTGCTAAACGCTTATTAAGCACATGGGATGCCGCTAAACTGAACTTTGTTAAAGTGTTCCCGAAAGAGTACAAAAGAGTTTTACAAGAAAAAGAATATCAAGCTGTCAGCAAATAA
- a CDS encoding glutamate synthase subunit beta: MGKPTGFQEFNRELPGKTAPDARVKNYNEFVGLYTADKLNEQSARCMNCGIPFCHSGCPLGNIIPEFNDAVYRKNWVEAYEILSSTNNFPEFTGRICPAPCESACVLGINKPPVAIEEIEKHIIEIAYEKNLVKPVAPLIKTGKRVAVVGSGPAGLAAAAQLSKAGHTVTVYERDDKPGGLLRYGIPDFKLEKWVIDRRIQVMEADGVEFICNTEIGKHIAAEELVRAYDAVVMAGGSTIPRDLPIPGRQFKGVYFAMEFLKQQNKRVGNSPITTEDIWATDKDVVVIGGGDTGSDCVGTSNRHGAKSILQFEFMPQPPTSRTAAMPWPSYPMVLKTTSSHEEGCQRHFGINTKEFLGDEEGNLRALKVTDVSWETDFLGRPTKFSEIEGSEREIPCQRVFLAMGFVNPQYNGMLEALGVELDERKNVKAKEGVYRTNVSKVFACGDMRRGQSLVVWAISEGREAARKVDEFLTGHTLLESKDAVNFYEQAF, translated from the coding sequence ATGGGAAAGCCTACCGGATTTCAGGAGTTTAACAGAGAACTTCCTGGTAAAACAGCACCCGACGCAAGGGTGAAAAACTATAACGAGTTTGTTGGCCTGTACACTGCTGATAAACTGAACGAACAATCGGCACGGTGCATGAATTGTGGCATACCTTTTTGCCACTCTGGTTGCCCGCTCGGTAATATTATTCCCGAGTTTAACGATGCAGTATACCGCAAAAACTGGGTTGAAGCTTATGAAATATTATCTTCAACCAATAATTTCCCTGAGTTTACAGGCCGTATTTGCCCTGCGCCCTGCGAATCTGCATGTGTGTTAGGTATCAACAAGCCACCTGTTGCTATCGAGGAAATTGAGAAACATATTATCGAGATAGCTTACGAAAAGAACCTCGTTAAACCTGTTGCGCCGTTAATTAAAACCGGTAAAAGAGTAGCGGTTGTAGGTTCGGGCCCTGCGGGTTTGGCTGCTGCTGCGCAACTAAGCAAAGCCGGCCATACAGTAACTGTTTACGAGCGCGACGACAAACCGGGAGGTTTATTGCGTTACGGTATCCCAGATTTCAAATTAGAGAAATGGGTGATAGACCGCCGTATCCAGGTTATGGAAGCAGATGGTGTTGAATTTATCTGCAATACAGAAATCGGTAAACACATTGCTGCCGAAGAACTGGTACGTGCTTATGATGCCGTTGTGATGGCCGGTGGCTCAACCATCCCACGCGATTTGCCTATCCCTGGCCGCCAGTTTAAAGGTGTATATTTTGCAATGGAGTTCCTGAAACAGCAAAACAAACGTGTAGGCAACAGCCCGATCACAACTGAAGATATCTGGGCTACAGATAAAGATGTTGTGGTAATTGGTGGTGGCGATACCGGTTCTGATTGCGTGGGTACATCAAACCGTCACGGTGCAAAATCTATCCTGCAATTTGAGTTTATGCCGCAGCCACCAACTTCGCGTACTGCTGCTATGCCCTGGCCAAGTTACCCAATGGTGTTAAAAACAACCAGCTCGCATGAGGAAGGTTGCCAACGCCATTTCGGTATCAACACCAAAGAGTTTTTAGGCGACGAGGAAGGTAACTTGCGTGCGCTTAAAGTAACAGACGTAAGCTGGGAAACCGACTTTTTAGGTCGCCCGACTAAGTTCTCGGAGATTGAAGGATCAGAGCGCGAAATACCTTGCCAGCGCGTATTCTTAGCTATGGGCTTCGTTAATCCGCAATACAACGGTATGCTGGAAGCACTGGGCGTAGAGCTTGACGAACGCAAGAACGTTAAAGCCAAAGAAGGCGTTTATCGTACTAACGTGAGCAAAGTATTTGCCTGCGGCGATATGCGCCGCGGACAATCACTGGTAGTTTGGGCCATCTCAGAAGGTCGCGAAGCTGCCCGCAAAGTCGATGAATTTTTAACAGGACATACCCTGTTAGAAAGCAAAGACGCTGTGAACTTCTACGAACAAGCTTTTTAA